Proteins encoded within one genomic window of Synechococcus sp. PCC 7335:
- a CDS encoding glycosyltransferase family 2 protein — translation MATLSLCMIVKDEAKNLPRALSSVKHLADEIIVLDTGSGDDTPMIAAAAGAKVNFLMWGDDFAIARNASLDQATQDWILVLDADETLTAAGQRLIATIRAEKPLGQIDPANLLMVTALRREIAVNQSPYTQVSRLFRNLVSIKYTRPIYESVDDSIEALMAAEPHWQVAQLDGATSGAIIEHTNYSVTPIEAKDKFKRAERIMTKYLAANPEDKLIANKLGALYVQSRAWEKALTLLHQALKASAITSRLQPLTEYEAYYHLGIVHRYTEDFEAAEAAYRKAIAVPIAELLKLSAYLNLGALLKLKGNLDGAIAQYEAAGRIDPKHPVTFFNLGVVHKAKGYLEPAMRAYEYAIALDPNYGVAYQNLGAVLFKLGKLPQSKAAFDKAISLAEKLDPTEAERLRQGVKRLGLDEALKSSSRSSSK, via the coding sequence ATGGCGACGCTTAGCCTTTGTATGATTGTGAAAGATGAGGCCAAAAATTTGCCTCGTGCCCTGTCGAGCGTCAAGCACTTAGCAGACGAGATTATCGTCTTGGATACGGGCTCTGGTGACGATACGCCTATGATTGCGGCAGCAGCAGGGGCAAAGGTGAATTTTTTGATGTGGGGCGATGATTTTGCGATCGCTCGCAATGCTTCTCTAGATCAAGCGACGCAAGACTGGATACTCGTGCTAGATGCCGACGAAACGCTGACAGCGGCAGGACAGCGGCTGATTGCCACCATTAGAGCGGAGAAACCTCTAGGACAGATAGATCCTGCAAACCTGTTGATGGTGACTGCTCTACGTCGAGAAATTGCTGTCAATCAGTCTCCCTATACTCAGGTGTCTCGGCTGTTTCGCAACCTAGTTTCGATTAAATATACTAGGCCCATCTATGAGAGCGTCGATGACAGTATCGAAGCGCTGATGGCGGCTGAACCGCACTGGCAGGTGGCGCAGCTCGATGGAGCAACTAGTGGAGCAATCATTGAGCATACAAACTATAGCGTGACGCCAATTGAGGCGAAAGATAAATTCAAACGCGCTGAGCGGATCATGACTAAGTATCTGGCAGCAAACCCAGAGGATAAGCTAATCGCTAACAAGCTCGGAGCTTTGTATGTGCAAAGCCGGGCGTGGGAAAAAGCACTCACGTTGCTTCATCAGGCGCTAAAAGCAAGTGCAATTACAAGCAGACTGCAGCCACTAACAGAGTATGAGGCCTATTATCACCTGGGAATAGTGCATCGATATACAGAAGACTTTGAGGCGGCTGAAGCAGCTTATAGAAAGGCGATCGCAGTTCCTATTGCTGAATTATTAAAGCTGTCTGCTTATTTGAATCTAGGCGCATTGCTGAAGCTAAAGGGCAATCTTGACGGGGCGATCGCGCAGTACGAAGCGGCTGGCCGAATCGATCCAAAGCACCCAGTGACGTTTTTCAACCTAGGCGTGGTGCATAAAGCAAAGGGTTACTTAGAACCGGCAATGCGAGCTTATGAGTATGCGATCGCTCTTGATCCAAACTACGGTGTAGCCTACCAAAATCTGGGCGCTGTTCTGTTCAAACTAGGCAAGCTACCCCAAAGCAAAGCAGCCTTCGATAAGGCCATCAGCCTTGCCGAAAAGTTAGACCCTACCGAAGCTGAGCGACTTCGACAGGGCGTCAAACGTCTAGGACTTGATGAAGCTCTAAAATCAAGCTCAAGATCAAGCTCGAAATAG
- a CDS encoding Uma2 family endonuclease, with amino-acid sequence MTAVTAKWTLAEYHRMIDSGVLDERQVELIKGEIIEMAPEGSPHSYFVSESGEYLIRLLGEKAKVRYGNPITLPNQSEPEPDIAVVQRLGKAYLQHHPYPENIFWLIEYSNASLNKDLNLKSQVYAEVDIPEYWVVDLKNRLLIVFREPKSGQYSSRSTYTEGQIAPLAFPDVPILVSAIIDRS; translated from the coding sequence ATGACGGCTGTAACAGCAAAGTGGACTCTGGCAGAATACCATCGCATGATTGACTCTGGCGTACTAGACGAGCGCCAAGTCGAATTGATCAAAGGAGAGATCATTGAGATGGCGCCAGAGGGAAGCCCTCATTCATACTTTGTTTCCGAATCAGGTGAATATCTAATTCGGCTGTTAGGAGAAAAGGCAAAGGTACGCTATGGCAACCCAATTACGCTTCCTAATCAATCCGAGCCAGAACCAGATATCGCAGTTGTTCAGCGTCTCGGCAAGGCGTACCTTCAGCATCACCCATACCCAGAAAATATCTTTTGGTTGATTGAATACTCAAACGCAAGCTTAAACAAAGACCTTAATTTGAAGAGTCAGGTCTATGCAGAAGTCGATATTCCTGAGTACTGGGTTGTTGATCTCAAGAACCGATTACTGATTGTGTTTAGAGAGCCTAAGTCAGGACAGTACTCATCACGCTCTACGTACACTGAAGGCCAGATAGCGCCGCTGGCTTTTCCTGACGTGCCTATCTTAGTCAGCGCTATTATTGACCGGAGCTAA